The genomic DNA GTAGCCGATTTCGAGCGCGGGCGGCGCGGCGTGGACGGGGGCGAAGGATGTGGCGGTGGCGACGAGCGCGGCGGTGAACAGCTTGCGGAGCATGAGGGAAATGTCCTGAACGACGGCGCCTTGGTGCGGCTGGCGGCTTGCCCGCGGGGCCGGGTTTCCCGGATCCGCTTAATAATTTTAGATATGTTTATGTCTTTTCATTATTCTTTCTGGTTATATGCTTAACGGGGCCGTGTTCCATGAAAAAAGACCGCCGTGGCGGTCTTTCAGAAAGGAAGCCAGGGTCGCCGTCGCGGCGACCGGCGCGGCTTCAGGGCTGCACGGCATACTCGATCGAGCCGGCCACCACCGCCGCCAGCCCCGGCGCCTGGGTCAGCTTGTGCAGCGCGTAGGTCTGGGCCGTGGCGATCTTGGCCTGGTGGAAGGCCGGGTCTTCGTCCAGGCGGTCCAGCGACGCGAGCAGCGCGCGCGCCATCTGCCAGCCGGCCAGCACCGTGCCGGCCAGCAGCAGGTAGGGCACGCCCGAGCCGAACACCGCGTTGGGATGCGCGGCGGCGTTGGCCACCACGAAGTCGACCGTGTTGGCCAGCGCCAGGCGGCCCTGGCGCAGCGGCGTCAGCACCAGGCGCGCGGCCGGCTCGCTGCGCGCCTGCAGCGCTTCCTCGGTCTTGCGGATTTCCTCGATCAGCGCCTGCGCCACCGCGCCGCCGTCGCGCAGCGTCTTGCGGCCGACCAGGTCGTTGGCCTGGATCGCGGTGGTGCCTTCGTAGATGGTGAGGATGCGGGCGTCGCGGTAGTACTGGGCCGCGCCGGTCTCTTCGATGAAACCCATGCCGCCGTGCACCTGCACGCCCAGGCTGGCGACGTCGATGGAGGCTTCGGTGCACCAGCCCTTGACGATCGGCACCAGGAATTCCTGCACCGCCAGGTGGCGGGCGCGCGCCGCCGGGTCGGCGCTGGCGTGGGCCAGGTCGGCGTGGCCGGCGGTGTAGTAGGCCAGCGCGCGGCCGGCCTCGGTCAGGGCGCGCATGGTGCCCAGCATGCGGCGCACGTCCGGGTGCTGGATGATGGGCACGGCGTCGCGCGAGGAGCCGTCCACCGGGCGGCTCTGCACGCGTTCGGCGGCATAGGCCAGGGCGTGCTGGTAGGCGCGGTCGGCCACCGCGATGCCCTGCACGCCGACAGCGAAGCGGGCCGCGTTCATCATGATGAACATGGCGTCCAGGCCGCGGTTTTCCTGGCCCACCAGGTAGCCGATGGCGCCGCCCGCGTCGCCGAACTGCAGCGTGGCGGTGGGGCTGGCCTTGATGCCCAGCTTGTGCTCGATCGACACGCAGGTAACGTCGTTGCGCGCGCCCAGCGAGCCATCGTCATTGACCAGGAACTTGGGCACCAGGAACAGCGAGATGCCCTTGACGCCCTCGGGCGCGTCGGGCAGGCGCGCCAGCACCAGGTGGATGATGTTCTCGGCCAGGTCGTGCTCGCCGTAGGTGATGAAGATCTTGGTGCCCGAGATGCGGTAGGTGCCGTCGCCGACCGGCTGCGCGCGGCTGCGCAGCAGCGCCAGGTCGGAGCCGGCCTGCGGCTCGGTCAGGTTCATGGTGCCGGTCCACTGGCCCGACAGCATCGGGCCGATGAAGCGTTCGCGCAGTTCGGGCGAACCGGCCGTCAGCAGCGCCTCGACGGCGCCGTTGGTCAGCAGCGGACACAGGGCGAACGACAGGTTGGCGGCGTTGAGCATTTCGGAGCAGGGCGCGCCCAGGAGGCCGGGCAGGCCCTGGCCGCCGTATTCGGCCGGATGCGTCATGCCCTGCCA from Achromobacter xylosoxidans includes the following:
- a CDS encoding acyl-CoA dehydrogenase, which translates into the protein MTYQAPVKDMLFVLNHLAGLPQVAALPQFAEATPDTAQAVLEEAATFAADVLAPLNHPADREPSAWRDGAVTTSPGFKQAFRQYAEAGWQGMTHPAEYGGQGLPGLLGAPCSEMLNAANLSFALCPLLTNGAVEALLTAGSPELRERFIGPMLSGQWTGTMNLTEPQAGSDLALLRSRAQPVGDGTYRISGTKIFITYGEHDLAENIIHLVLARLPDAPEGVKGISLFLVPKFLVNDDGSLGARNDVTCVSIEHKLGIKASPTATLQFGDAGGAIGYLVGQENRGLDAMFIMMNAARFAVGVQGIAVADRAYQHALAYAAERVQSRPVDGSSRDAVPIIQHPDVRRMLGTMRALTEAGRALAYYTAGHADLAHASADPAARARHLAVQEFLVPIVKGWCTEASIDVASLGVQVHGGMGFIEETGAAQYYRDARILTIYEGTTAIQANDLVGRKTLRDGGAVAQALIEEIRKTEEALQARSEPAARLVLTPLRQGRLALANTVDFVVANAAAHPNAVFGSGVPYLLLAGTVLAGWQMARALLASLDRLDEDPAFHQAKIATAQTYALHKLTQAPGLAAVVAGSIEYAVQP